A window from Citrus sinensis cultivar Valencia sweet orange chromosome 3, DVS_A1.0, whole genome shotgun sequence encodes these proteins:
- the LOC102609754 gene encoding embryogenesis-associated protein EMB8 isoform X3, giving the protein MYPNQRRRLRRSRLDLRRPPTLASRFSRPHFDGLTGGSEDSYVRHMLLRARSKGWRVVVFNSRGCGDSPVTTPQFYSASFLGDMQEVVAHVGSKYPKAHLYAVGWSLGANILIRYLGHESHSCPLSGAVSLCNPFNLVIADQDFRKGFNIVYDKALASALCRIFKKHALLFEDVGGEFNIPLAANAKSVRQFDDGLTRVSFGFKSVDDYYSNSSSSDSVKHIRIPLLCIQAQNDPIAPSRGIPREDIKANPNCLLILTPKGGHLGWVAGPEAPFGSPWTDPVVMDFLEHLERASSNAFPCFSDLKDVQQISEGLNSLEV; this is encoded by the exons ATGTATCCGAACCAAAGACGACGGCTCCGTCGCTCTCGACTGGATCTCCGGCGACCACCAACTCTTGCCTCCCGATTCTCCCGTCCTCATTTTGATG GTTTAACAGGAGGGAGTGAGGATTCATACGTCAGGCATATGCTACTTAGAGCGAGAAGTAAAGGGTGGCGAGTTGTGGTGTTCAATAGTCGAGGTTGCGGAGATAGCCCTGTTACAACTCCTCAG TTCTATTCGGCGTCATTTTTAGGAGATATGCAAGAAGTAGTAGCACATGTTGGATCCAAGTACCCAAAAGCCCATTTGTATGCAGTTGGATGGTCTCTTGGGGCAAATATTCTTATTCGTTATTTGGGTCAT GAATCTCACAGTTGCCCTCTTTCTGGGGCTGTTTCACTGTGTAATCCATTCAATTTGGTCATTGCAGATCAAGATTTCCGTAAGGGCTTTAACATTGTTTATGACAAAGCTCTTGCTAGTGCTCTCTGTAGAATTTTCAAGAA GCATGCTCTTCTCTTTGAAGACGTGGGTGGTGAATTTAATATTCCGCTGGCAGCTAATGCCAAGTCTGTCAGGCAGTTTGATGATGGATTGACCCGTG TTTCATTTGGTTTCAAGTCAGTGGATGACTACTACTCTAATTCAAGCAGTTCAGATTCTGTAAAACACATCCGCATTCCTTTGCTTTGCATCCAG GCTCAAAATGATCCAATTGCTCCTTCTCGGGGAATTCCTCGTGAAGATATCAAG GCAAACCCAAATTGTTTGTTAATATTGACCCCCAAAGGTGGTCACCTGGGATGGGTTGCCGGCCCTGAAGCTCCTTTTGGATCACCATGGACGGATCCTGTGGTGATGGATTTCCTCGAGCATCTGGAGAGAGCCTCATCCAATGCTTTTCCATGTTTTAGTGACCTGAAAGATGTGCAACAAATTTCAGAGGGCTTGAATAGCCTAGAAGTATAG
- the LOC102609754 gene encoding embryogenesis-associated protein EMB8 isoform X2 has product MGSMPAPQHLRLIRPITSVHVSTKAMPYNHPHPSLEVTGGALHTFLPALKTLSRPYSPFPVIGWNCHVETIFAAFFRSLPDVKLKRECIRTKDDGSVALDWISGDHQLLPPDSPVLILMPGLTGGSEDSYVRHMLLRARSKGWRVVVFNSRGCGDSPVTTPQESHSCPLSGAVSLCNPFNLVIADQDFRKGFNIVYDKALASALCRIFKKHALLFEDVGGEFNIPLAANAKSVRQFDDGLTRVSFGFKSVDDYYSNSSSSDSVKHIRIPLLCIQAQNDPIAPSRGIPREDIKANPNCLLILTPKGGHLGWVAGPEAPFGSPWTDPVVMDFLEHLERASSNAFPCFSDLKDVQQISEGLNSLEV; this is encoded by the exons ATGGGCTCCATGCCGGCTCCCCAGCACCTTCGTCTGATCCGTCCAATTACCTCTGTCCACGTCAGCACCAAAGCTATGCCCTATAATCATCCCCATCCCTCGCTAGAGGTCACAGGCGGTGCACTTCACACATTCCTTCCAGCTCTCAAGACACTGAGCCGTCCGTATAGTCCGTTTCCAGTAATTGGTTGGAACTGCCACGTGGAGACTATATTCGCCGCATTCTTTCGGTCTCTCCCAGACGTCAAGCTCAAGCGGGAATGTATCCGAACCAAAGACGACGGCTCCGTCGCTCTCGACTGGATCTCCGGCGACCACCAACTCTTGCCTCCCGATTCTCCCGTCCTCATTTTGATG CCAGGTTTAACAGGAGGGAGTGAGGATTCATACGTCAGGCATATGCTACTTAGAGCGAGAAGTAAAGGGTGGCGAGTTGTGGTGTTCAATAGTCGAGGTTGCGGAGATAGCCCTGTTACAACTCCTCAG GAATCTCACAGTTGCCCTCTTTCTGGGGCTGTTTCACTGTGTAATCCATTCAATTTGGTCATTGCAGATCAAGATTTCCGTAAGGGCTTTAACATTGTTTATGACAAAGCTCTTGCTAGTGCTCTCTGTAGAATTTTCAAGAA GCATGCTCTTCTCTTTGAAGACGTGGGTGGTGAATTTAATATTCCGCTGGCAGCTAATGCCAAGTCTGTCAGGCAGTTTGATGATGGATTGACCCGTG TTTCATTTGGTTTCAAGTCAGTGGATGACTACTACTCTAATTCAAGCAGTTCAGATTCTGTAAAACACATCCGCATTCCTTTGCTTTGCATCCAG GCTCAAAATGATCCAATTGCTCCTTCTCGGGGAATTCCTCGTGAAGATATCAAG GCAAACCCAAATTGTTTGTTAATATTGACCCCCAAAGGTGGTCACCTGGGATGGGTTGCCGGCCCTGAAGCTCCTTTTGGATCACCATGGACGGATCCTGTGGTGATGGATTTCCTCGAGCATCTGGAGAGAGCCTCATCCAATGCTTTTCCATGTTTTAGTGACCTGAAAGATGTGCAACAAATTTCAGAGGGCTTGAATAGCCTAGAAGTATAG
- the LOC102609754 gene encoding embryogenesis-associated protein EMB8 isoform X1 — protein MGSMPAPQHLRLIRPITSVHVSTKAMPYNHPHPSLEVTGGALHTFLPALKTLSRPYSPFPVIGWNCHVETIFAAFFRSLPDVKLKRECIRTKDDGSVALDWISGDHQLLPPDSPVLILMPGLTGGSEDSYVRHMLLRARSKGWRVVVFNSRGCGDSPVTTPQFYSASFLGDMQEVVAHVGSKYPKAHLYAVGWSLGANILIRYLGHESHSCPLSGAVSLCNPFNLVIADQDFRKGFNIVYDKALASALCRIFKKHALLFEDVGGEFNIPLAANAKSVRQFDDGLTRVSFGFKSVDDYYSNSSSSDSVKHIRIPLLCIQAQNDPIAPSRGIPREDIKANPNCLLILTPKGGHLGWVAGPEAPFGSPWTDPVVMDFLEHLERASSNAFPCFSDLKDVQQISEGLNSLEV, from the exons ATGGGCTCCATGCCGGCTCCCCAGCACCTTCGTCTGATCCGTCCAATTACCTCTGTCCACGTCAGCACCAAAGCTATGCCCTATAATCATCCCCATCCCTCGCTAGAGGTCACAGGCGGTGCACTTCACACATTCCTTCCAGCTCTCAAGACACTGAGCCGTCCGTATAGTCCGTTTCCAGTAATTGGTTGGAACTGCCACGTGGAGACTATATTCGCCGCATTCTTTCGGTCTCTCCCAGACGTCAAGCTCAAGCGGGAATGTATCCGAACCAAAGACGACGGCTCCGTCGCTCTCGACTGGATCTCCGGCGACCACCAACTCTTGCCTCCCGATTCTCCCGTCCTCATTTTGATG CCAGGTTTAACAGGAGGGAGTGAGGATTCATACGTCAGGCATATGCTACTTAGAGCGAGAAGTAAAGGGTGGCGAGTTGTGGTGTTCAATAGTCGAGGTTGCGGAGATAGCCCTGTTACAACTCCTCAG TTCTATTCGGCGTCATTTTTAGGAGATATGCAAGAAGTAGTAGCACATGTTGGATCCAAGTACCCAAAAGCCCATTTGTATGCAGTTGGATGGTCTCTTGGGGCAAATATTCTTATTCGTTATTTGGGTCAT GAATCTCACAGTTGCCCTCTTTCTGGGGCTGTTTCACTGTGTAATCCATTCAATTTGGTCATTGCAGATCAAGATTTCCGTAAGGGCTTTAACATTGTTTATGACAAAGCTCTTGCTAGTGCTCTCTGTAGAATTTTCAAGAA GCATGCTCTTCTCTTTGAAGACGTGGGTGGTGAATTTAATATTCCGCTGGCAGCTAATGCCAAGTCTGTCAGGCAGTTTGATGATGGATTGACCCGTG TTTCATTTGGTTTCAAGTCAGTGGATGACTACTACTCTAATTCAAGCAGTTCAGATTCTGTAAAACACATCCGCATTCCTTTGCTTTGCATCCAG GCTCAAAATGATCCAATTGCTCCTTCTCGGGGAATTCCTCGTGAAGATATCAAG GCAAACCCAAATTGTTTGTTAATATTGACCCCCAAAGGTGGTCACCTGGGATGGGTTGCCGGCCCTGAAGCTCCTTTTGGATCACCATGGACGGATCCTGTGGTGATGGATTTCCTCGAGCATCTGGAGAGAGCCTCATCCAATGCTTTTCCATGTTTTAGTGACCTGAAAGATGTGCAACAAATTTCAGAGGGCTTGAATAGCCTAGAAGTATAG